In Brevibacillus brevis, a genomic segment contains:
- a CDS encoding CamS family sex pheromone protein yields MNAKFLTGCRLMTAFLLTMAATGCSLLPGSQEKGVEPATPSLSPIVEVSEDYYGSLPPYKPNQTRGMLSDTKYRIDFSHLELGLMEFARDTFPTSEYYFQEGQQIKKEQVTEWIAQDKASATGGQKKKGILVHVLEHDYVTKDKGQLAGMVLGLSLSPEYQDATGQDKMYTTQELQAKGQQLASRIVQSVRVNTPTVPMLVLLYQVPEANSSLVPGHFIMSGTVNANEAAISKWQPIDEEFYLFPSSDVEKKYAQQSLQYDKLMRQAQSYFGEYVGMTGVGRFMSGKLTELTITATAEYDSRTEVLQFTQFAAGAINQLFDKSVHVNLYVQSMNKPLAIYIRPNAGEPYMHIYRQ; encoded by the coding sequence ATGAATGCGAAGTTTTTGACAGGATGCAGGCTGATGACGGCGTTCCTTCTGACGATGGCAGCAACCGGTTGTTCGCTGCTGCCTGGCAGCCAGGAAAAAGGGGTAGAGCCCGCGACTCCCTCCTTGTCTCCGATCGTGGAAGTTTCGGAAGATTACTACGGCAGCCTTCCGCCGTACAAGCCCAACCAGACGCGAGGCATGCTCAGCGATACGAAATACCGCATTGACTTCAGTCACCTCGAGCTCGGGCTGATGGAATTTGCCCGCGACACGTTCCCGACTTCCGAGTACTACTTCCAGGAAGGCCAACAGATCAAAAAGGAACAGGTAACGGAGTGGATCGCCCAGGACAAGGCAAGTGCTACGGGCGGACAGAAGAAAAAAGGGATTCTGGTACACGTTCTGGAACATGACTACGTGACAAAGGACAAGGGGCAGTTGGCCGGAATGGTGCTTGGATTGTCGCTTTCCCCCGAATATCAGGACGCCACGGGACAGGATAAAATGTACACGACGCAGGAGCTTCAGGCGAAAGGCCAGCAGCTGGCATCCCGTATCGTGCAGTCGGTTCGTGTCAATACTCCGACGGTGCCGATGCTCGTCCTGCTTTATCAGGTGCCGGAAGCGAACTCATCGCTGGTGCCGGGCCACTTCATCATGTCCGGTACAGTCAACGCCAATGAGGCAGCCATCTCCAAATGGCAGCCGATCGATGAGGAGTTTTACTTGTTCCCGAGCTCGGACGTAGAAAAGAAATACGCCCAGCAGTCGCTGCAATATGACAAGCTGATGCGCCAGGCTCAGTCGTACTTTGGCGAATACGTCGGGATGACGGGTGTGGGCAGGTTCATGAGCGGAAAGCTGACGGAGCTGACCATCACCGCGACGGCAGAATACGATTCCCGCACCGAGGTCCTGCAGTTTACGCAATTTGCCGCAGGGGCAATCAACCAGCTGTTCGACAAGAGCGTGCACGTCAACCTGTACGTCCAGTCGATGAACAAACCGCTGGCGATCTACATTCGTCCGAACGCGGGCGAACCGTATATGCACATCTATCGGCAGTAA
- the pruA gene encoding L-glutamate gamma-semialdehyde dehydrogenase — protein sequence MQVEFKNEPFTNFSLPENKKAFEEALAKVESELGREYDLIIGGERIKTEKKSRSINPSNKEQVVGIVSQADQALAEKAIQVAASTFETWKKVPGTSRSRYLYKAAAILRRRKHEFSAWLVKEAGKSWAEADADTAEAIDFMEYYGRQMDKLSQRHDLPRIPDEDNELYYVPLGVGIVIPPWNFPLAIMVGMTTAALVAGNTVVLKPASTTPVIAAKFMEILEDAGVPAGVVNFVPGSGGEIGDFLVEHTQTRFISFTGSRDVGLRINELAAKHRPGQKWMKRLVAEMGGKDSIVVDSDCDIELAAQAIVASAFGFSGQKCSACSRAIVHQDVYDQVLGRVVELTKNLTVGDVRSNEFYTGPVVDDKAYNKILEYIEIGKTEGKLVAGGEKGPESGYFILPTVFADVAPDARIMQEEIFGPVVAFCKANDFDHAMEIANNTEYGLTGSVISRNRANLERAREEFHVGNLYFNRKCTGALVGVHPFGGFNMSGTDSKAGGPDYLLLFTQAKLVSEKL from the coding sequence ATGCAAGTAGAATTCAAAAACGAACCGTTTACTAATTTTAGCTTGCCGGAAAATAAAAAGGCCTTTGAAGAAGCACTCGCGAAAGTGGAGAGCGAACTGGGCCGCGAATACGATCTGATCATCGGCGGAGAGCGCATCAAAACCGAGAAAAAATCCCGCTCCATCAACCCTTCCAATAAAGAGCAAGTCGTGGGTATCGTATCTCAGGCTGACCAGGCGCTGGCGGAAAAGGCGATTCAAGTGGCTGCCAGCACCTTCGAAACGTGGAAAAAGGTGCCGGGTACTTCCCGCTCCCGTTACCTGTACAAAGCGGCAGCCATTCTGCGCCGCCGCAAGCACGAATTCTCCGCATGGCTCGTGAAAGAGGCCGGGAAAAGCTGGGCGGAAGCAGACGCGGATACCGCAGAAGCAATCGACTTCATGGAGTACTATGGCCGTCAAATGGATAAGCTGTCCCAGCGCCACGACCTGCCGCGCATTCCGGATGAAGACAACGAGCTGTACTATGTTCCGCTTGGCGTAGGGATCGTCATCCCGCCGTGGAACTTCCCGCTCGCGATCATGGTAGGGATGACCACTGCAGCGCTGGTGGCGGGCAACACCGTCGTTCTGAAGCCGGCTTCCACGACTCCTGTCATCGCTGCGAAATTCATGGAAATCCTCGAGGATGCTGGCGTGCCGGCAGGCGTAGTGAACTTCGTTCCGGGCTCCGGCGGCGAAATCGGCGACTTCCTCGTCGAGCATACGCAAACCCGTTTCATCAGCTTCACAGGCTCCCGCGATGTAGGTCTGCGCATCAACGAGCTGGCTGCCAAACATCGTCCGGGACAAAAATGGATGAAGCGTCTGGTCGCGGAAATGGGCGGAAAAGACTCTATCGTTGTAGACAGCGACTGCGATATCGAACTGGCTGCACAAGCAATCGTAGCTTCTGCATTCGGCTTCTCCGGTCAAAAATGCTCCGCCTGCTCCCGTGCGATCGTACACCAGGACGTATACGATCAAGTGCTGGGCCGCGTCGTAGAGCTGACCAAAAACCTGACCGTCGGCGATGTGAGAAGCAACGAGTTCTATACAGGCCCGGTCGTGGACGACAAAGCGTACAACAAGATCCTCGAGTACATTGAGATCGGAAAAACAGAAGGCAAACTGGTTGCAGGCGGCGAGAAAGGTCCGGAAAGCGGCTACTTCATCCTGCCGACCGTATTTGCTGACGTCGCTCCGGATGCGCGCATCATGCAGGAAGAAATCTTCGGACCAGTGGTTGCGTTCTGCAAAGCAAACGACTTCGATCATGCGATGGAAATCGCCAACAACACCGAGTACGGCCTGACCGGCTCCGTCATCAGCCGCAACCGCGCCAACCTGGAGCGCGCACGCGAAGAATTCCACGTGGGCAACCTGTACTTCAACCGCAAGTGCACAGGCGCTCTGGTGGGCGTGCATCCGTTCGGAGGCTTCAACATGTCCGGTACCGACTCCAAAGCGGGCGGACCAGACTACCTCCTGCTGTTCACCCAAGCCAAACTGGTTTCGGAAAAACTGTAA
- a CDS encoding MraY family glycosyltransferase → MRKLFTYVVTGLSAFFLVYLLMPAANWLAWKTKLLDIPRGRKGHSRPMPLSGGVAMFVGMMAVSVFFAWVQKTVAVLAVGGAILIAIGWVDDAFKARRKDFPALPKLLVQLLVGIMVFFFDIRFRGVSLSWLGGEDDAFVTFPVWISLLATVVWIVGLINMVNFLDGVDGLAAGATVFSAVTLFFLSLVKGQELTALLAVALAGAALAFLRFNFYPAKMFMGDAGSMFLGFALAIISLEGTMKGATLISLVVTVLALGLPVMDTLQVMISRLLAGSPMYQADRRHVHHRLMSHGLTAKQTVVVLYVVSFLFSALSLFLFYFQRI, encoded by the coding sequence GTGAGAAAGCTGTTTACCTATGTAGTAACGGGGCTATCCGCATTTTTTCTCGTCTATTTGCTGATGCCGGCTGCGAATTGGCTGGCATGGAAGACCAAGCTGCTGGACATTCCGCGAGGGCGAAAGGGACATAGTCGGCCGATGCCGTTGTCTGGCGGGGTCGCCATGTTTGTCGGGATGATGGCAGTGTCAGTTTTTTTTGCATGGGTGCAAAAAACGGTTGCAGTTTTGGCGGTTGGCGGAGCGATATTGATCGCGATCGGGTGGGTCGACGACGCGTTCAAAGCACGGAGGAAGGATTTTCCGGCGTTACCCAAATTATTGGTGCAATTGTTGGTAGGAATAATGGTATTTTTCTTTGACATTCGCTTCCGGGGCGTCAGTCTTTCCTGGTTGGGCGGCGAGGATGACGCTTTTGTTACCTTTCCTGTCTGGATCTCGCTTCTCGCGACGGTCGTCTGGATTGTCGGTTTGATCAACATGGTCAATTTTTTGGATGGGGTAGACGGGCTTGCGGCTGGGGCGACGGTGTTCTCCGCTGTGACGCTGTTTTTTCTTTCCTTGGTAAAGGGACAGGAGCTCACGGCACTTTTGGCTGTGGCATTGGCAGGGGCTGCGCTTGCGTTTTTGCGCTTTAACTTTTATCCGGCAAAAATGTTCATGGGAGATGCGGGCTCGATGTTTTTGGGGTTTGCATTGGCTATTATTTCGTTGGAAGGAACAATGAAAGGGGCCACGCTGATTTCACTCGTGGTGACGGTTCTCGCATTGGGGCTTCCCGTGATGGATACTTTGCAGGTCATGATCAGTCGATTGCTCGCAGGATCTCCCATGTATCAAGCGGATCGGCGCCACGTGCACCATCGGCTGATGTCCCACGGATTGACCGCAAAACAGACGGTGGTGGTATTGTACGTCGTCAGCTTTTTGTTTTCTGCTTTATCGCTGTTTTTGTTCTACTTTCAGAGAATTTGA
- a CDS encoding diguanylate cyclase domain-containing protein: MSKLDIETLISQYGEILTSFFQHLSDMFFLMSVEESEAGELEFRYVLMNPAAMQVAHLTEEAYGKRIEDVYPAHKAAELSCMYKKAVQGGVPIHYTSEGDVIGESILSPVFNKDGVCTHVFSVTRDITERKKLESRLEYLAYHDVLTGLPNRRLLHIHLNNALAAAKANGDMLAVLFLDCDHFKQINDTSGHNTGDMFLQMLADRLSSCVREGDTVARLGGDEFVVVLTAIQSSKQVEKVANRILTVLQKPWDIDGAEFQCTASIGIALYPTTALDADQLLMQADKALYLAKDSGRNQFRFFTPSAVK; encoded by the coding sequence ATGTCAAAGCTCGACATTGAAACACTGATCAGCCAATACGGGGAGATCCTGACCAGCTTCTTTCAACATCTGTCGGACATGTTCTTTCTCATGTCGGTCGAGGAGTCTGAGGCCGGCGAGCTGGAATTTCGCTACGTCTTGATGAACCCCGCTGCCATGCAAGTCGCCCATCTGACGGAGGAAGCCTACGGAAAGCGCATCGAAGACGTGTACCCCGCGCACAAGGCGGCCGAATTGAGCTGTATGTACAAAAAAGCCGTCCAGGGCGGTGTGCCGATTCACTACACGAGTGAAGGCGACGTAATCGGAGAGTCGATCCTTTCCCCTGTTTTCAACAAGGATGGCGTATGCACCCATGTCTTTTCCGTCACCCGCGACATCACAGAACGAAAAAAACTGGAGTCCAGACTGGAGTACCTGGCCTATCACGATGTGTTGACGGGACTGCCCAATCGGCGTTTGCTCCACATCCACCTGAACAACGCCCTTGCGGCAGCAAAAGCAAACGGGGACATGCTCGCCGTCCTCTTCCTTGACTGCGACCACTTCAAGCAGATCAACGATACGAGCGGGCACAATACCGGAGATATGTTCCTGCAAATGCTAGCGGACCGGCTCTCGTCCTGCGTCCGCGAAGGGGATACCGTAGCCCGTCTCGGTGGAGACGAGTTCGTCGTCGTCCTCACTGCCATCCAGTCGTCCAAACAGGTCGAAAAGGTGGCAAACCGTATTCTGACCGTTTTGCAAAAGCCATGGGATATCGATGGGGCCGAGTTTCAATGCACGGCAAGCATCGGTATCGCCCTCTATCCGACGACAGCCCTCGACGCCGACCAGCTCTTGATGCAAGCAGACAAAGCCCTCTACTTGGCGAAAGACTCCGGCCGCAACCAGTTTCGCTTCTTTACGCCATCAGCCGTGAAATAA
- the asd gene encoding archaetidylserine decarboxylase (Phosphatidylserine decarboxylase is synthesized as a single chain precursor. Generation of the pyruvoyl active site from a Ser is coupled to cleavage of a Gly-Ser bond between the larger (beta) and smaller (alpha chains). It is an integral membrane protein.), with translation MRKKLLPGLIHRLPQNAMSRTMGKITASRFSRLAIQRYIRHYHIDATVIEKPVSQYRTLKEFFCRRLKPGARPIAPGANVIVSPVDGTVSQLGDICEGTLIQAKGKEFDVVELLGGSTEEAKRYYGGKFITIYLSPRDYHRIHMPVEGDLVRYSYLPGRLYPVNKLGIENVDRLFARNERLVTYIHTNGLGDIALVKVGALFVGSVKVSYNTATTNIKHGRQTNSPIQGTPHYQKGEELGWFEFGSTVILLLESSHIQWAEGIAEGCSLLMGQLLAVKND, from the coding sequence ATGCGTAAAAAGTTGCTTCCCGGCCTGATTCATCGCCTGCCGCAAAATGCGATGTCTCGGACGATGGGAAAGATTACGGCATCACGATTCAGCCGATTGGCGATTCAGCGTTACATACGCCATTACCACATAGATGCTACCGTCATCGAAAAGCCGGTCAGCCAATACCGCACCCTGAAAGAATTTTTTTGTCGCCGACTCAAGCCCGGCGCCAGGCCGATCGCTCCCGGAGCGAATGTCATCGTCAGCCCGGTTGACGGCACGGTTTCCCAATTGGGAGACATTTGCGAAGGGACGCTGATCCAGGCGAAAGGCAAAGAATTCGACGTCGTCGAGCTGCTCGGCGGCTCCACGGAAGAAGCCAAACGCTATTACGGCGGAAAGTTCATCACCATCTATTTGAGCCCGAGGGACTACCATCGGATCCACATGCCTGTCGAAGGCGATCTGGTCCGCTACAGCTACCTGCCCGGACGGCTTTATCCGGTCAACAAGCTGGGGATCGAAAATGTGGACCGGCTGTTCGCCCGCAACGAGCGCCTCGTCACCTACATCCACACAAACGGGCTGGGCGACATCGCGCTGGTCAAGGTAGGCGCCCTGTTCGTCGGAAGCGTCAAGGTCTCGTACAACACCGCTACGACCAACATCAAGCACGGCCGCCAAACCAACTCACCCATCCAAGGCACCCCGCATTACCAAAAAGGGGAAGAGCTCGGCTGGTTCGAATTCGGCTCCACCGTCATCCTCTTGCTGGAATCCAGCCACATCCAATGGGCGGAGGGAATCGCCGAAGGATGCTCCCTGCTCATGGGCCAGCTTTTGGCAGTCAAAAACGACTAA
- the gatC gene encoding Asp-tRNA(Asn)/Glu-tRNA(Gln) amidotransferase subunit GatC has translation MSAITRKEVEHVANLARLQLTEEEAERYTKDLNAILEFAAKLNELDTSNVPPTSHATDVKNVMRDDVNRPSLPREEVLKNAPDHEEGQFKVPAVFE, from the coding sequence ATGAGTGCCATTACCCGCAAGGAAGTCGAGCACGTAGCCAATCTTGCCCGCTTGCAGCTGACTGAAGAAGAAGCAGAGCGTTATACCAAAGACCTCAACGCCATTTTGGAATTCGCCGCCAAGCTAAACGAGCTGGATACGTCCAACGTACCCCCAACCAGCCATGCGACCGACGTGAAAAACGTCATGCGCGATGACGTCAACCGCCCGTCCCTGCCGCGCGAGGAAGTGCTGAAAAACGCGCCGGATCACGAAGAAGGACAGTTTAAAGTACCAGCCGTGTTTGAATAA
- the gatA gene encoding Asp-tRNA(Asn)/Glu-tRNA(Gln) amidotransferase subunit GatA has translation MSLFDKRLSEIHSALRAKELSVTDLVQASIASIKEHDNEIKSVLHVDEEGALAHARRLDERLVKGGEELGLLYGLPAGLKDNLITKDVRTTCASKFLANFDPVHDGTVSKKVKDADAVIVAKLNMDEFAMGGSNENSGFYPAKNPWNTEYVPGGSSGGSAAAMAARHFYFTLGSDTGGSIRQPAAFCGVVGLKPTYGRVSRFGLVAFASSLDQIGPVTKNVEDAAYVLQAISGHDPYDSTSADVEVPDFLSALTGDVKGLRIGVPKELIGEGIDPEVRDAVLAALKQLESMGATWSEVSMPHTEYAVPAYYLLSSSEASSNLARFDGVRYGVRADNASNLIDLYKESRSQGFGPEVKRRIMLGTYALSSGYYDAYYKKAQQVRTLIIQDYNSIFADFDVILHPTTPSTAFKIGENVDDPVKMYLEDICTVPVNLAGLPAISVPCGFSQKGLPIGLQIIGKAFDESTVLRVAHAYEQSVGYHQRKPEWVRG, from the coding sequence GTGTCGCTGTTTGACAAGCGATTGTCGGAAATACATAGCGCCCTGCGCGCCAAGGAATTGTCCGTGACCGATCTGGTGCAGGCTTCCATCGCCAGCATCAAGGAGCACGACAACGAAATCAAATCCGTCCTGCACGTAGATGAAGAAGGGGCTCTTGCTCATGCCCGCCGATTGGACGAGCGTCTCGTCAAGGGAGGCGAAGAGCTGGGCCTCTTGTACGGTCTGCCGGCCGGACTCAAGGACAACCTCATTACGAAGGACGTCCGTACCACCTGCGCCAGCAAGTTTTTGGCCAACTTTGATCCCGTGCATGACGGGACCGTTTCCAAAAAGGTGAAGGACGCCGATGCGGTGATCGTGGCCAAGCTGAACATGGACGAGTTCGCCATGGGCGGCTCCAATGAAAACTCCGGCTTCTACCCGGCGAAAAACCCGTGGAACACCGAGTACGTACCCGGCGGCTCCAGCGGCGGTTCGGCGGCGGCCATGGCTGCGCGCCACTTCTACTTTACCCTCGGGTCGGATACAGGCGGCTCCATCCGCCAGCCAGCCGCTTTCTGCGGCGTGGTAGGGCTGAAGCCGACGTATGGCCGCGTATCCCGCTTCGGACTCGTAGCCTTCGCGTCTTCCCTTGACCAGATCGGTCCGGTGACGAAAAACGTGGAAGACGCTGCTTACGTCTTGCAGGCCATCTCCGGCCACGATCCGTACGATTCCACTTCCGCAGACGTCGAAGTGCCTGACTTCCTGTCCGCGCTGACCGGAGATGTCAAGGGGCTGCGCATCGGTGTGCCGAAAGAACTGATCGGCGAAGGCATCGATCCGGAAGTGCGCGACGCCGTGCTGGCTGCATTGAAGCAGCTCGAGAGCATGGGCGCGACCTGGAGCGAGGTATCCATGCCGCATACCGAGTATGCTGTGCCTGCGTATTACCTGCTCTCCTCTTCGGAGGCATCGTCCAACCTGGCCCGCTTTGACGGTGTACGCTACGGCGTGCGTGCCGACAATGCGTCCAACCTGATCGACCTGTACAAGGAATCCCGCAGCCAAGGATTCGGTCCGGAGGTAAAACGCCGGATCATGCTCGGTACGTACGCTCTGTCGTCCGGCTACTACGATGCGTACTACAAAAAGGCGCAGCAAGTGCGCACCCTGATCATCCAAGACTACAACAGCATTTTTGCCGACTTCGACGTGATTCTTCATCCGACGACCCCGTCCACGGCCTTCAAAATCGGGGAGAACGTCGACGATCCGGTCAAAATGTACCTGGAGGACATTTGCACCGTGCCGGTAAACCTGGCAGGACTGCCAGCGATCAGCGTGCCGTGCGGTTTCTCCCAGAAAGGGCTGCCGATCGGTCTGCAGATCATCGGAAAAGCGTTTGACGAATCCACCGTATTGCGCGTGGCGCATGCCTACGAACAGTCCGTCGGCTACCATCAGCGCAAGCCGGAATGGGTGAGGGGGTAA
- the gatB gene encoding Asp-tRNA(Asn)/Glu-tRNA(Gln) amidotransferase subunit GatB: MSKYETVIGLEVHAELSTKSKIFCGCPTEFGAEPNTHTCPICLGHPGVLPVTNRQAVEFAMKAALALNCEISRETKFDRKNYFYPDSPKAYQISQYDQPIGYNGWIDIEVNGETKRIGITRLHLEEDAGKLTHSDFGGESLVDFNRVGVPLIEIVSEPDIRTPEEARAYLEKLKAIIQYTEVSDVRMEQGSLRCDANVSIRPYGQKEFGTKTELKNMNSFRNVQMGLEYEVQRQTEVVSSGGTIVQETRRWDEANRKTVSMRSKEEAHDYRYFPDPDLVRMQISEEWIEAVRATIPELPDARQARYVNEFGLSRDDAAVLTMSKETADFFDETVKTGAEPKAVANWLMVDLLAHLNANNLVFADVKMTPHGLGEMIKLIADGTISSKIAKTVFKEMVETGKEPKKIVEEKGLVQISDEGALRQIVVDAINSNPQAVADYKAGNEKAAAFFVGQVMKQTKGKANPPMVNKLIAEVLKEM, from the coding sequence ATGAGCAAGTACGAAACCGTCATCGGCCTGGAGGTCCATGCCGAGCTGTCCACCAAGAGCAAAATTTTCTGCGGCTGCCCGACCGAATTCGGCGCGGAGCCCAATACCCATACATGCCCGATCTGCTTGGGCCATCCCGGCGTGCTGCCCGTCACCAACAGACAGGCTGTCGAGTTCGCGATGAAGGCGGCCCTCGCCCTCAACTGCGAAATCTCCCGCGAGACCAAGTTCGACCGGAAAAACTACTTTTACCCGGATTCTCCGAAAGCGTACCAGATCTCCCAGTACGACCAGCCGATCGGCTACAATGGCTGGATCGACATCGAAGTGAACGGGGAGACCAAACGCATCGGCATCACGCGTCTGCACCTGGAGGAGGACGCGGGCAAGCTGACGCACAGCGACTTCGGCGGCGAGTCCCTGGTAGACTTCAACCGCGTGGGCGTGCCGTTGATCGAGATCGTCTCCGAGCCGGACATCCGCACACCGGAAGAAGCGCGGGCGTACCTGGAAAAGCTGAAAGCGATCATCCAGTACACCGAAGTGTCCGACGTCCGCATGGAGCAAGGCTCGCTGCGCTGCGACGCCAACGTCTCCATCCGCCCATATGGCCAGAAGGAGTTCGGCACCAAGACCGAGCTGAAAAACATGAACTCCTTCCGCAACGTGCAAATGGGCCTGGAGTACGAAGTGCAGCGCCAGACCGAGGTAGTCTCTTCCGGCGGTACGATCGTGCAGGAAACCCGCCGCTGGGACGAAGCCAACCGGAAGACGGTCAGCATGCGTTCCAAGGAGGAAGCGCACGACTACCGCTACTTCCCGGATCCGGACCTCGTGCGCATGCAGATTTCCGAAGAGTGGATTGAAGCCGTCCGTGCAACGATTCCGGAGCTTCCCGACGCTCGCCAGGCGCGTTACGTAAACGAATTCGGGCTTTCCAGAGATGACGCGGCAGTCCTCACGATGTCCAAGGAGACGGCCGATTTCTTCGACGAAACCGTCAAGACGGGGGCCGAGCCGAAAGCGGTCGCCAACTGGCTGATGGTTGACCTCCTGGCCCATCTGAACGCCAACAACCTGGTCTTTGCCGACGTGAAAATGACGCCGCACGGACTGGGCGAAATGATCAAGCTGATCGCCGACGGCACGATTTCTTCCAAAATCGCGAAAACCGTCTTCAAGGAAATGGTGGAGACAGGCAAGGAACCGAAGAAGATCGTGGAAGAAAAAGGCCTGGTACAAATCAGCGACGAGGGTGCACTGCGCCAGATCGTCGTCGATGCGATCAACTCGAATCCGCAGGCAGTGGCCGACTACAAGGCCGGAAACGAAAAGGCAGCCGCTTTCTTCGTGGGCCAAGTGATGAAGCAGACCAAAGGCAAGGCCAACCCGCCGATGGTCAACAAACTGATTGCGGAAGTCTTGAAAGAAATGTAA